A genomic region of Dermacentor andersoni chromosome 9, qqDerAnde1_hic_scaffold, whole genome shotgun sequence contains the following coding sequences:
- the LOC126527748 gene encoding uncharacterized protein, translating to MSLMISTLLPGITDTCSSSARKDCWLCEEVTQWNFFLRPFCLELEEEEAGNLCLRTLTNAWRYDNDTFDVVNGVGYSTTYALACLTHQHRCIKRLSLGHHVFESRGTPSQVETVVEALGPESAVECIEISGGATRYWNSLLNAVGSVAALRSLRIEDAVIDSCLVWRLAELFAANGGRLQELVISASEAVPDIPRQLICAIDQCEALTELSLDGHLALEATTALERLLQSNKSIQKISLRDRRQNQAFLSALCSGLSLNFSPTELQYECANLNFGELLKLLTPSRVLKHLVLSGDKCKPGTFGKHHGMALNMLLAHNAELRSLAVRHCTWTLDAAEEVASGISLNDSLERFDLSQCHMDINTVMTLCSGLETNDTLKVLRFHPDEKFLHAPTGLSGKLLAARCFTRVVTTWPEVCVGNLARALKTPALCPPELHISTSGFSDTSFAWLCAALGPSTIKHLSAKFSNCDFNPAMQLRDAVIANCSIKTLALQEDSIATDVCFTVAEALEKNRTVTEISLSINNLNERNVKYLSSVATGSDVLEKVSLNCITVVPWFMDHLRSISFWLKHNGTLTGFYIFEERRRIECVVAEVKDSVDKNRRKWKCALQFVLEPRINKCWAEAFESLQKKPCFLPRVAAAAGKSLEDASRIIRSAERFIAKNYLLVTEVVSRGVTCHPHQRTQVDSLNSDCWLVIGQYLSVFDVLDKGPTFANSDSSYGFTNV from the exons ATGTCTTTGATGATTTCTACGTTGCTACCTGGTATCACCGACACTTGTTCGTCGTCAGCGAGGAAGGACTGTTGGCTCTGCGAAGAGGTGACGCAGTGGAATTTCTTCTTACGCCCCTTCTGTCTTGAACTGGAGGAGGAAGAGGCCGGAAACTTGTGTCTGCGGACTTTGACCAACGCCTGGCGATACGATAACGATACGTTTGACGTAGTAAACGGCGTAGGTTACAGCACGACCTATGCTCTGGCGTGCCTTACCCATCAGCACAGATGTATCAAAAGGCTGAGCCTTGGCCATCACGTGTTCGAATCTCGGGGGACTCCATCTCAAGTCGAAACCGTAGTCGAAGCACTAGGACCAGAGAGCGCCGTTGAGTGCATAGAGATTTCCGGGGGCGCAACCCGTTATTGGAATTCATTGCTGAATGCTGTCGGTAGCGTTGCCGCTTTAAGGAGCCTGCGTATCGAAGACGCTGTCATCGACAGTTGCTTGGTATGGAGGCTCGCCGAACTTTTTGCGGCAAATGGGGGACGTCTGCAGGAACTTGTCATTTCCGCAAGCGAGGCGGTCCCTGACATACCCAGGCAGCTGATTTGTGCCATCGACCAGTGTGAAGCCCTGACTGAGCTGTCACTTGATGGCCATCTGGCGTTAGAGGCTACCACTGCCTTGGAACGACTTCTCCAGTCAAATAAGTCCATCCAGAAGATTTCTCTGCGAGATAGAAGACAAAACCAAGCTTTTTTAAGTGCGCTCTGCAGTGGGCTTAGCTTGAACTTCTCACCCACAGAGCTACAATATGAATGTGCCAATTTGAACTTCGGAGAGCTGCTTAAGCTACTCACGCCCAGCCGAGTGCTGAAGCATCTGGTTTTGAGCGGCGATAAGTGCAAACCGGGAACGTTCGGAAAACATCATGGCATGGCGTTGAACATGCTTTTGGCGCATAATGCCGAACTTCGCAGCTTGGCAGTTCGACACTGCACTTGGACGCTTGATGCCGCTGAAGAAGTTGCTTCCGGGATCTCACTTAACGACTCCCTGGAGCGTTTTGACCTTTCTCAGTGTCACATGGACATAAACACAGTGATGACATTGTGCAGTGGACTCGAAACCAATGATACTTTGAAGGTGCTTAGGTTTCATCCCGACGAGAAATTCTTGCATGCGCC GACTGGTTTGTCTGGAAAGCTGCTGGCTGCTCGATGCTTCACTCGAGTGGTCACAACTTGGCCCGAGGTATGTGTGGGGAATCTCGCAAGAGCCCTGAAAACGCCTGCGCTGTGCCCGCCAGAACTGCACATCAGCACTTCCGGGTTTTCTGACACATCTTTTGCGTGGCTGTGCGCAGCTCTTGGCCCCAGCACCATAAAGCACCTCTCTGCGAAATTCTCCAACTGTGACTTCAACCCGGCCATGCAGCTGCGTGATGCAGTCATTGCCAACTGCTCCATCAAGACGCTTGCATTGCAGGAGGACAGCATCGCTACCGACGTGTGTTTTACTGTAGCAGAAGCCCTAGAGAAAAACAGAACAGTGACCGAAATTTCCCTCAGCATCAACAACCTAAATGAGAGAAATGTAAAATATCTCTCGTCAGTAGCTACTGGCAGTGATGTCTTGGAAAAAGTGTCGCTAAACTGCATCACTGTAGTACCGTGGTTTATGGACCACCTACGCAGCATTTCTTTTTGGCTGAAGCATAACGGTACACTAACTGGTTTTTACATCTTCGAAGAGAGACGCCGCATTGAATGTGTAGTTGCTGAAGTCAAGGACAGTGTAGATAAGAATCGGAGAAAGTGGAAATGCGCGCTTCAATTTGTTCTTGAACCTCGCATCAACAAGTGCTGGGCAGAGGCATTCgagtcattgcaaaaaaagcctTGTTTTCTCCCACGCGTTGCGGCTGCCGCAGGGAAGTCATTGGAAGATGCGTCGAGAATTATCAGATCGGCCGAGCGTTTCATTGCAAAAAACTACCTTTTAGTAACTGAAGTGGTGTCTCGAGGTGTTACTTGTCATCCTCATCAGAGGACTCAGGTGGACAGCCTCAACAGCGACTGCTGGCTGGTCATTGGGCAGTATCTAAGCGTGTTCGATGTGCTTGACAAAGGGCCCACATTTGCAAATTCAGACTCTTCCTACGGTTTTACGAATGTTTAG